The genomic window ACAGCTATTATTTCAGCTGCGCCCTGGCGGCGTTACGGGGACGTCAGGCTCTTCAGCCAATGGACCCTGCGAGCCTGCGGGACCCGGAAATTCTCGAACTGTCCTCTCGCATCGACATGGTCGCACACACGGATTTCGATGACAGCTTTCCAAAAGGCACACCGTCCCGGGTCATCATTGACCAGGGCATCGGGCCGGAGAGCCACACGGTATTCTTTCCGCTCGGCGATGTCGCGAATCCGATGAACGCCGAACAGGTCATGGAGAAGTTCCGCTTGATCGGTGCGGCAAGCCTCACCGAAGACGGGCAGAACACCATTCTCGCCGCGATCTCAACGCTGACGATAGATGGTTTCGCCCCATTGCTTTCCGCCCTTGCGGACCGAGTCGGCCAGATCTCAAGCCCAGCAGTAGTTGAGGTCGCCTAAAGTCCGAAGCCATCTGAAAACTGAGGCAGAGCAAGCGCGGGACAGGGCAAAAATTCGCATCGCGTTTCGCCCTGAACGAATATCGGCTCACGCCACACCGGAGACTTTTGAAATGCTTATGAATGTCAAATCTGGGGTCTACACGCGTATCGACCCAACTGCGGCTGCCGCACCTGTCCTGTTCGAGACGCCGAGAAGCGGCGGAAAGTATCCTCACGATTTTCGCACGATTGCTCTCCTGAAGGATCTGCAACGTTCGATCTCGATGTACGTCGAAGAATGCTACCTGGATGTCGTCGACAGCGGCGCCACCTGGCTCTTCGCGGAATTCCCAAACATCTACATCGATCTCAACAGGAATGAACTCGATATCGACCCGAGTCAGCTGACCGGCAAATGGCCTGTGGCTCTTCAGCCAGGCCCTAAGACGAAGACGGGAATTGGTCTCATCCCCACGGTCTGCGCTGGAACAAAGCCTGTCTACGATGCGCCTCTCTCGGTCACCGAGGTCGCAAACCGTATCGACAACTACTACTGGCCCTACCACAACGAGGTGACCCGCCTTCTGAAGAAGTTTAAAGCCGAGCACGGTGGCGCTTATCATCTGAGCTGCCATTCGATGCCTGCCTTGCCCTCGCCGAGCGCTCCGGACGCAGGCCAGCACCGATCGGACTTCGATCTGGGAGATCGCAACGGCCAGACCAGCGGCAAGGATCTTCTTGAACTCGCAACCGAAGTCTTACGGGGCTTCGGGTATCGGGTGACGCATAACGCGCATTTCATCGGAGCAGAAGCTGTCCGCAAGCACGGCAACCCAGCCGAAAACATTCATAGCCTGCAGATCGAGATGAACCGCAGTCTCTACATGAACGAAGCAACATCTTTGCGCAGCGAAAATCTGCCCGAGGTCGGACAACATCTCAAGACGCTGGCTGCACGTATCGCCGACCACGCGCGCGCGAAGGGTTGATCTAATGGTCGATCTATCACGCGATATCCCATTCAAACTCGTACGGGTGGACAGCAATGACAGGCTGCCGGAGCAAGCCGATGTCGTCGTGATCGGCGGCGGCATCGCCGGCATTTCGGCGGCATATTATATTGCCAGGAAGGGACACAGCGTCGCCGTCGTCGAAAAGGGCGTTGTTGCGGCCGAACAATCCAGCAGAAACTGGGGTTGGGTACGGCAGCAGAACCGCGACGAGCGCGAACTACCCTTGGCAAAGTGGTCGCTCGCGGCATGGCAGGAATTGTCAGACGAAATCGGTCCGGACCTAAGCTTCGTCCGCAAGGGACTGATGTATGTCACAAGCAGCGAGAAGGAGCTCACCGCCTGGGAAAAATGGGTGAAGATGGCGGGCGGCTATGGGGTTCCAAGCGGCATGGTATCAAGTGCTGGAATCAAGGCTGCGGCTACCGGCTCCACTACGCAATGGATCGGCGGCGTTCATTCTCCGACCGACGGATTTGCCGAACCGACAATGGCGTGCTCGGCCATCGCGAAGGCGGCCCAGGGGCATGGAGCAACGATCCACCAGAATTGCGCCGCCAGAGGCATCGAAACCCAGGCAGGCCAGATACACAGCGTCGTAACCGAAAAGGGCAGCATCCGCACATCAAGGGTCTTGTGCGCCGCCGGTGCCTGGACATCAATGTTCTTCCGCTGGCATGGGATCAGCTTCCCGCAGGTCGGTGTGAGGGCCACTGCTTTCGCGACCATGCCCGGAGCGAAGGTCATCGAGGGTGGTTTTTCAACACCATCGTTCACATTCAGACCGCGCGCTGAGGGCGGATATACCGTCTCTATCCGCGGACGAGCAAAGGTCGAATTGACGCCTCAGGCCTTCCGGTATGCCCAGCAATTCATGCCCATGTTCAAGGCACGATGGTCGACGAGCCTATCACTTGGGATCAGCCGTTTCGCGATAATCGGGCCGGAGGCCTTGGCACGGTGGACTCTAAATAGCGTTTCGCCTTTCGAGAAAATGCGGGTGCTCAATCCAGCACCGGACGCGAAGACCGTTGAGCTGGCCATGAAGGCGTTGATGGAAAGCTTCCCAGAGCTGTCAGGGATCGGCGTTTCCCACGCTTGGGGAAGCTGGATCGACTCGACGCCGGATGCGGTCGCAACGATCGGTCCGGTTCCGCAATTGCCCGGTCTATACGTCGCGTCGGGTTTTAGCGGGCATGGATTTGGTGTTGGACCGGGTGCAGGCCGGCTCGCAGCAGATCTGATCGCCAACGACGATCCGATCGTTGATCCTACCCCATTGCGGTTCACCCGCTTCTCTGAGCATGACGTGGGCGCTCCGGCGGCCATGTAAGTACACCTCCCACGCCTTCGGGCCGTGAATTCCAAGCCCATCCCATATCGTGGCGACTGCATCGCGACGCGACTCGCGTGATGCCTGCCGCGAATGAGATGGGCATTTTGCGTATTTGGATATAAATTGAACGCGCACGATCCCGGTACAGGCACTGCGATTCCTCGATCCACATCTTATGTGCTGTTTCGTCAACCGCAATTTCGGGCAAACAGGGATCTGAACCATTCTAGCGTTTGACAGAATTGTGCGTTTGGACGAAGTATTAGAACTCGCCCGCGCAAATTCTGATAGTTGTCACGATCGAGCGAAAATCGTTCTCTTAACTGGAATCTTTTGATCGATGAAATTTTCTGCGTCATCTTCGAATGCCGAACGCGCTCTCGACATACTGCTTCTGCTCGGAGAGGTGGGGCCAGAGGGTTACAGCCTTGCCGAGATCGCGAGCCGCATAGGCACTGCAAAACCCGCAGCACATCGCACATTGGCAGCTATGGTGTCGAAGGGTTTTGCTGAACCAACCGAGCGTTACGGCCACTATCGACTGGGCACTGCGGTCCCGATGCTTGCGCGCCGGCAGGAAAGACTGGAGCCTCTTGTCCAGAGATATCGTCCCGGGATGACAGAATTTGCTCGCAGGACCGGGTTTAATGTCTATCTCATCGTTCAGTCTGGTATCGACGCGATCTGTGCTGAGATGATCAGCCGCTCCTCACGACATCAGTTTGCCATGGGCCTTGGTGCCCGAGTTCCAATGGGCGTGGGAGCCGGCAGCCTAGCCTTGATGTCGCTGCTTTCGGAAAATGTCGTTGAGCAGATCCTCGACGCAAATGCCGAGCGATATCAGGCACATCCTTCGATCCGTCCCGTGGATCGTGACATTATTCGCAATCAGGTTATTGAAGCCAAGCATCGCGGATACGCAGTAAATCAGGGCTTTTTCTTTTTCGGAGAAGGCGGCGTAGGCCTGCCGCGGATGGCTTCAGGCATGTACGAGATCAATATGGCCTTCTCCTTCAATGCACCGCTCGACATGATGAATGAAGCTTGGGTCGAAGATCAGGTCGGTCAATTGCGCGAATGCCTGCCGTAACGTAACGCGACCCGACTGATCGGTCCGCCACTGCGACACGCTGACAAAATCGTGCCTCTTACACATAGAGAGGCCGGACAGCGGCTAGCTGTCCGGCCCCAAGGCCCTTGAGCCTTTGAATGTTAGAACGCTTACAGCGCTCTAGTCTTCGAAATGGGTTGCTTCAGTCACCATCGGGCCGAGAGACATCGAGCCTTTGAGGTCAAAGCCCCAGTTGAGCTTCTGAGTGTGGACCCAAACCTGGCTTGTTTCAGTGATTGGGATCGCACATACGTTTTTTAGGATCAGTCTTTGAGCCTCTTGCCACAGGGCAATTTGCTTGGCTGGATCGATCTCCGTTCTCGCTTCTCTGATCTGCTTGTCCGCGACATTGCAATGGCTGAAGTTGGTGATGCCACCCGGCTGCCCGACAATCGAGGCAGAGTCGTAGAATTGGGTGAGGAAGATGTCCGCGATGGGGAAGCGTGCCGCTCCGTAGAGAACGACCGGGCTCAGGTCCTTGCGGATCATCTGATGCCAGCTCGCATGCTCGACGGGCTGTAACTGGATATGAATATCGCTATCTTCGGCCTGCCCCTGCAGAACCTGAGCAGTCGTTTCGTATTCCGGTAACTGGCTTGAAAGCATCGTGAACGTCAATCCGTTCGCAAAGCCGGCTTCCTTGAGAAGCGCTTTTGCTTTTTCTGGGTCGTTCGGGAAGACGCCAGCGTCCTTCAGGTAACCCAGATTGTTCGATGGGACCACGGACGTTGGGCGAATCGTGAAACGCGCACCCTTGAATTCCGCGACTGCTTCCGGGTTGACCGCATAGGCGAGCGCCTGTCGAACACGGATATCATCGAAGGGCGGCATCGTTATGTTGATATGGAGCAAACTAACTTCAGCCGGATAGAACACGTCGATAACTGCGCCGGGTAGAGGTTCGGTCCGCTGCAGCCAGTTCTTGTTGGCGAGACCTGCGGCAGCCTCGATCTCACCAGCGACGAAAGCTAGGTCACGCGACGCATTGTTATTGATGAAGCGGTAATTCAGTGCGCTCAGCTTGGGGGCACCGCGGAAATAGTCCTTGTTTGCGGCGAAGTTGACGTTCTGCCCTGAGACGATTGACTTGACCTCGAATGGGCCAAACCCGACCGGAGCGCGAGCAAAACCGTCCTCTCGCTCTTCGAGAGCCTTCTTTGAGATGATGAAGCCGCCGGCATAGTTCGTTACAAGGCCCAGCAAGTTCGGCACGCGCCGCGCAAGTGTGATGCGGACGGTGTGAGGATCGACCGCTTCGACCTTGTCGAAAGCCGCGAAATCGGCAGAAAATGCGGACCGCTTCGGATCGCGAGCCTTGTCGAGGCTAAACACGACGTCATCCGCGGTGACTTCGCCATAGCCAGCCTGCCATTTGACACCGGAACGCAACTTGAATGTCCATACGAGCTTGTCGTCGCTAGATTGCCAGCTCTCTGCCAAATCGGGTTCGAGCGTTGCCGGATCGGTTGATCCCGGAGCAAACCGGACGAGTGCGCCGTAAATCCATGCGACCAGAGTTCTGTCGGATGTACTCGTTGCGTAGTGCGGATCGAGTGTGCCGACATCATTTGCCGCCGCACCCAATGTCAGTGTTGTCTTGGCGGCAAATGCGGGCGAAGGCCCTATTACAGCGCCAGCAAATAGGCTGGCTAGAACCAGCGCGCCGAAACCAATTTTCGCATTTTTCATGAGTTCCCTCTCCATTGAACGAAAGTGCATGCAAAAGCCCGGCCGAAACCACAGCCAACCGTCCGTAGCTCACGACCTAAACCTCTTCAGGTTGTTAAGTTTTTCGAGGGTAAGACCCGAGCGCGCTCCAGCTACACCTCTCACCCTAGAACGACTGGTTCATAGCCAGGCGCTTAGGGGCAGTTCCCACTTTTCTTTTCGTTGCCTGAAACTCACCAGAGATTTCGGTATGTGTCAACGCAATTCTTTTATTCGATATTCTAGATCTCAGTCGTTCTATTATTTAGAATTTATTAGAAGTGACGCGTAATGTCCGTGTTCCGAGTGCAGTGTAGGGAGGTCAGTGTTCAATGCTCAAGCAGAGATATTTGATTTCGACATAGTCATCGATTCCGTATTTAGAACCCTCTCTGCCCTATCCCGACTGTTTGATGCCGCCGAAGGGCGCCACCTCCGTGGAAATCAGCCCTGTGTTGATCCCCACCATTCCGTATTCCAGAGCCTCCGCGACGCGGAATACCCGCGACAGATCTTTGGCATAAAAATAAGATGCCAGACCGAACTGCGTATCGTTGGCCATTTCGACAACGTCGTCTTCAGTCTCAAATCGGAATAGTGGCGCCACGGGACCGAAGGTCTCCTCCTTCGCCACTTTCATCGCGGAGGTTGCGCCTGTCAGAACGGTTGGCTGGAAAAACAGACCGCCACGCGCATCTCTCAACCCGCCAACTGATATCTCGCCCCCTTTTTCGAGTGCATCGGCAATGTGCTCCTCGACTTTGGCTACAGCCTTTTCAGTAATGAGCGGTCCAACCATGACGCCCTCCTCGAAGCCATCACCAACCTTCATTGTCGAAACACGAGCCGCGAGCTTCTCCGCGAACGCCTCATACACACCGGCCTGCACATAGAGCCGATTGGCACAAACGCAGGTCTGGCCATTGTTGCGGTATTTGGCGATCATCGCCCCCTCCACGGCCGCATCGAGATCGGCATCGTCGAAGACAATAAATGGCGCGTTGCCGCCAAGCTCCAGCCCGAGCTTCATGATCTGCTCAGCGCCTTGACGCATTAGGATCTTGCCGACATCTGTTGAGCCGGTGAAGGTCAGCTTCCTGACCTTGTCGTTTTCGGTGAATTCTCGACCAATATCGGCCGATTTTGTCGATGTCACGACGTTGAACAAGCCAGTCGGCAGCCCGGCCCGCTCTGAAAGAATTGCGACGGCAAGAGCTGATAGAGGCGTTTCCGACGCCGGCTTCGACACGATAGAGCAGCCAGCCGCGATGGCTGGGGCGAACTTTCGCGCCAGCATGGCATTAGGGAAGTTCCAGGGTGTAATCGAGGCAACAACGCCGATCGGCTGCTTCAGTACGCAGATGCGCTTGTCCTGCTGATGACCGGGAATCGTGTCACCGTAAATGCGCTTTGCCTCTTCGCCGAACCATTCCACATAGGAGGCACCATACAGGATTTCGCCTTTAGCCTCGGGGAGTGGCTTCCCCATTTCCGTGGTCAGAATGGCAGCTAGATCATCCGCATTCGCGATTATCAGATCATACAGCCTTCGCAGGACGCCTGCTCGCTCTTTCCCTGTTTTTTTCGCCCAAAGCTTCTGCGCCTTAAAAGCTGATTCAATGGCACGAGCGGCGTCCACGCGGCTCATATCGGGCAAAACGGCGATTACGTCGCCGGTCGACGGATTGGTAACCTCGAAACTAGCACCCTTCTCACCCGTTGCTTGCCACCGGCCAGCAATGAGTGCCTTATCTGTCGCAAGCGTGGGGTCCTTGAGTTTAGATTGAAGCGAATTGGAAATAGCCATAAATCGAACTTTTATTGCATGAGCATGTAAGCGCTCATGGCCGAGTCTGTTGTCGGAGATGCCGGTATAATCCCACACCGAGCCCGCCTCCAACGCTGCCGTCTAGAGCGTCGGGCGGTTTTTGTGAATCCGGCGATTGAACTAAGCCGCTGATCGCGGCGATTTGCGGCGGGCTTTGACGAGAGCGCCCTGACTGAGAGGATGGTTGTGTTGCAACCCACCCTTCAGACAGGAGGCCCCGATGGCTGAGATAAGCC from Rhizobium tumorigenes includes these protein-coding regions:
- a CDS encoding N-formylglutamate amidohydrolase; the protein is MLMNVKSGVYTRIDPTAAAAPVLFETPRSGGKYPHDFRTIALLKDLQRSISMYVEECYLDVVDSGATWLFAEFPNIYIDLNRNELDIDPSQLTGKWPVALQPGPKTKTGIGLIPTVCAGTKPVYDAPLSVTEVANRIDNYYWPYHNEVTRLLKKFKAEHGGAYHLSCHSMPALPSPSAPDAGQHRSDFDLGDRNGQTSGKDLLELATEVLRGFGYRVTHNAHFIGAEAVRKHGNPAENIHSLQIEMNRSLYMNEATSLRSENLPEVGQHLKTLAARIADHARAKG
- a CDS encoding NAD(P)/FAD-dependent oxidoreductase; protein product: MPFKLVRVDSNDRLPEQADVVVIGGGIAGISAAYYIARKGHSVAVVEKGVVAAEQSSRNWGWVRQQNRDERELPLAKWSLAAWQELSDEIGPDLSFVRKGLMYVTSSEKELTAWEKWVKMAGGYGVPSGMVSSAGIKAAATGSTTQWIGGVHSPTDGFAEPTMACSAIAKAAQGHGATIHQNCAARGIETQAGQIHSVVTEKGSIRTSRVLCAAGAWTSMFFRWHGISFPQVGVRATAFATMPGAKVIEGGFSTPSFTFRPRAEGGYTVSIRGRAKVELTPQAFRYAQQFMPMFKARWSTSLSLGISRFAIIGPEALARWTLNSVSPFEKMRVLNPAPDAKTVELAMKALMESFPELSGIGVSHAWGSWIDSTPDAVATIGPVPQLPGLYVASGFSGHGFGVGPGAGRLAADLIANDDPIVDPTPLRFTRFSEHDVGAPAAM
- a CDS encoding IclR family transcriptional regulator; translated protein: MKFSASSSNAERALDILLLLGEVGPEGYSLAEIASRIGTAKPAAHRTLAAMVSKGFAEPTERYGHYRLGTAVPMLARRQERLEPLVQRYRPGMTEFARRTGFNVYLIVQSGIDAICAEMISRSSRHQFAMGLGARVPMGVGAGSLALMSLLSENVVEQILDANAERYQAHPSIRPVDRDIIRNQVIEAKHRGYAVNQGFFFFGEGGVGLPRMASGMYEINMAFSFNAPLDMMNEAWVEDQVGQLRECLP
- a CDS encoding ABC transporter substrate-binding protein; the protein is MKNAKIGFGALVLASLFAGAVIGPSPAFAAKTTLTLGAAANDVGTLDPHYATSTSDRTLVAWIYGALVRFAPGSTDPATLEPDLAESWQSSDDKLVWTFKLRSGVKWQAGYGEVTADDVVFSLDKARDPKRSAFSADFAAFDKVEAVDPHTVRITLARRVPNLLGLVTNYAGGFIISKKALEEREDGFARAPVGFGPFEVKSIVSGQNVNFAANKDYFRGAPKLSALNYRFINNNASRDLAFVAGEIEAAAGLANKNWLQRTEPLPGAVIDVFYPAEVSLLHINITMPPFDDIRVRQALAYAVNPEAVAEFKGARFTIRPTSVVPSNNLGYLKDAGVFPNDPEKAKALLKEAGFANGLTFTMLSSQLPEYETTAQVLQGQAEDSDIHIQLQPVEHASWHQMIRKDLSPVVLYGAARFPIADIFLTQFYDSASIVGQPGGITNFSHCNVADKQIREARTEIDPAKQIALWQEAQRLILKNVCAIPITETSQVWVHTQKLNWGFDLKGSMSLGPMVTEATHFED